The DNA region TGGATCTGGAGACGGCTGTTCGAGCAGAGATTCCGATTTTTACGGTTGTGCTCAATAATGGGGTGATGACGAAGTACGATTCGCATATGCCCTATGCTTCAGATCGTTTTGGGAGCAATGAGTTGAGCGGGAATTACACGCAGGTAAGCGCGGGGTTGGGCGCACAGGCAGAGCGCGTGGATACGCCCGACGAACTCGCCCCCGCGATCCACCGCGCACTCGCCGCGAATAGAGAGGGCAAAACCGCTGTGCTGGAGGTTATGACCAAGGCAGAGCCAAATGTTCCGACGTAAGTGTGCATTCAGTAGATGAATTCTTGGCCGATTTTCCATACTCCCTTCTCGCGAAAAGCGGGAATGGTCTGGCGGCGGGCGGCGTTGGTGACAGCGGGTGCCGAAAGCCCATTCTGTCTGATGTAATCCGATAGCTTGATGATTGCCTCTCCCTTCAAATAGCTCAGTCGTTTGTGCAATGACTCTGTGAGGGCCAGTGATAGAATCCCTTCCATCGTCCTGGTCATTCTGCTATCTCCGTAGTCTCTGAATGCCCTATAGTACGTCTCTTTTTCCGAGTTGCGGATGATAAGGCGCGGCAGACCGAGTTGAAGGAGTTGAAAATTGATAATGACCCGCCCCATGCGGCCATTGCCGTCGCAAAAGGGATGGGTGGTCTCGAAATCCAGATGAAATCGGGCAATTTTATCCAGGAAATAGGTGTCGAGATCACTGGAATACTCGACGAGGATGTTGTCTATCATGCGTTCCGCCTGCTCGGGTGCTGGCGCAATATGGGTGCCCACTCGTACGTACTCTCCCTGCTGTCGAAAGCGTCCTGCAATGTCATCGTTGATGCCGCCGATAAGCA from Gemmatimonadota bacterium includes:
- a CDS encoding Fic family protein, whose protein sequence is MASTQPIKNRIQALKREYDILRQGKESLLSMIDEVEVPESVYNSNAIENSTLTLNETEKILLEQMLSRNVSVREVFEAKNLARVTEYKRNRAKDSELNKDLMLLLHQMLIGGINDDIAGRFRQQGEYVRVGTHIAPAPEQAERMIDNILVEYSSDLDTYFLDKIARFHLDFETTHPFCDGNGRMGRVIINFQLLQLGLPRLIIRNSEKETYYRAFRDYGDSRMTRTMEGILSLALTESLHKRLSYLKGEAIIKLSDYIRQNGLSAPAVTNAARRQTIPAFREKGVWKIGQEFIY